In the genome of Bradyrhizobium sp. CB3481, the window CATGTCGCTGCGCCGCGACCTGATCCGGATCGGCGAGGACATGGTCAACGTCGCCTTCGACGCGCCGGTCGACTTCACCCCGCGCACCCAGATCGAGGACGCCGAGCGCCAACTCTACGAGCTTGCCGAGTCCGGCCGCTACGAAGGCGGCTTCCAGCGTTTCTCGCAGGCGATGAAAGTCGCCCTCGACATGGCGGCCAATGCGTACCAGCGCGACGGCAAGCTCTCCGGCATCTCTACGGGCCTGCGTGATCTGGACTCGAAGATGGGCGGCCTGCAGCGGTCCGACTTGATCATCCTGGCCGGCCGTCCCGGCATGGGCAAAACCTCGCTGGCCACCAATATCGCTTATAACATTGCCAGAGCATACCAACCGGAGACCAAGGCCGACGGCACCACGACGGCCGCCAATGGCGGCGTTGTCGGCTTCTACTCCTGCGAAATGTCGGCCGAGCAGCTCGCCACGCGTATTCTCGCCGAGCAAACCCGTATTGCCTCAAGCATGATCCGCCGCGGCGGCATCAAACAGGAAGAATTCGACAAGATTCGCGACTATACGATCGAGCTGGAGCACTTGCCGCTATACGTCGACGAGACGGGCGGCCTTTCAATTTCGCAACTGACGGCGCGCGCCCGGCGGCTAAAGCGGCAGCGTGGCCTCGACGTCATCGTCGTCGACTACATCCAGCTGCTTCAAGGCTCGGGCAAGCGCGGCAATGACAACCGCGTCCAGGAAGTCACGGAAATCACCACCAGCCTGAAGGCGCTCGCCAAGGAGCTCAACGTTCCGATCATCGCCTTGTCGCAGCTCTCGCGCCAGGTCGAGAACCGCGACGACAAGCATCCGCAACTGTCGGACCTGCGTGAATCCGGCTCGATCGAACAGGACGCGGACGTCGTGCTCTTCGTCTATCGCGAAGAGTATTATCTGCAGAACAAGGAGCCCAAGCCCGGCACCCCCGAGCATGAGAAGTGGAAGCTCGACATGGAGCTCGCTCACGGCAAGGCCGAGGTCATCATCGCCAAGCAGCGCCACGGGCCAACGGGCACGGTCCCACTGCAATTCGAAGGGCAATACACCCGGTTCAGCGATTTCATCGAAGAGGACAATCTGCCCTACCGCGTGCCGTGATTGGGCTTTCGGCGCAGTTGAACCGTAGCGTTCCGCCGCGTAAAACGGTGGCATGAACGTCGCCGCCGATCCCAAATCCATGCCGCAAGGCACCCTGCTCTCGCCCAACGCGAACCAGGCCGCCGCGCTTGCGACCGCAACCGGCGTGCTGACGGTCGATCTCGACGCCATCGTCGCCAATTGGCGAAAGCTCGAGAAGACGGCCGTGCCGGCCGAGTGCGCCGGTGTCGTCAAGGCGGATGCCTATGGCTGCGGCGCCGCGCAGGTCGCCCGCGCCCTTGCCGGTGCCGGCTGCAAGACATTTTTCGTCGCCACGCTGGATGAAGCGCGCGTCGTCCGCGCCGCGGTGCCGGGGGCGGCGCTCTATGTGCTCGGCGGCTTCTTCCAGAACAGCGGCCCCGCCTATGCCGAGATCGACTGCAAGCCTGTGATCGGCGACCTCAACGAGCTTGCCGAATGGGACGTGTTCTGCCGCCGCTCGGGCTGGTCAGGTGGCGCGGCCATTCACATCGATACCGGCATGAACCGGCTCGGCCTCACCGTGACCGAGGCGCAGGGCATTATCCCGCGGATCAATGCCGGCGATCACGGCATTACGCTGGTGATGAGCCATCTCGCTTCCGCCGAGCTGCTCAACAATCCCGCCAACGCTCGTCAGCTCACTGCCTTCCGCGAGATCGCAAGCCTCTTCTCCGGCGTGCCGGCCTCGCTGGCGAATTCGTCCGGCATTTTCTTGGGGCCCCAATTCCAGTTCGACCTGGTGCGGCCGGGCTGCGCGCTCTACGGCATCAACCCGACCCCCGAAGCCGACAATCCGATGCAGCCGGTCGTCGAGTTGAAGGCCCGCATCGTGCAGATCCGCAACGTCGAGCGCGGCGAGACCGTCGGCTATGGCGGGACCTGGACCGCTCGGCGCCCGACCCGCTTGGCAATCGTCGCCGCCGGATATGCCGATGGCTATTTCCGTGCGGCCAGCGCCAATGACGGTACCCGCGGCGCCGAGGTGGTGGTCGCGGGCAAGCGCTGCCCGGTCGCGGGACGGATTTCGATGGACCTGATGGCGGTCGATATCACCGATCTCGACAAGAACGCGGTACGGCGCGGCCACATGGCGACGCTGATCGGCGAGGGCATCACGGTTGACGAACTCGCCCACCATTATGGCACCATCGGCTACGAGGTGATGACCAGCCTCGGCCGGCGCTACGCGCGGATCTACAAGGGCGGCAATGCCGTTGCGGCCGCCCCTGCTCCACCCCCGGCGAAGCCGGCCGCAGCTTCGACTTAATCTTCGTTTCGCCCGGTTGCCTCGCGGCCGCTATCTCACTGCTTCTTCCGGCTCGCCAACACTTTCTTGCAGGCGTCGCTGAGCTGGCTCTGCTGCTTGTTCAGGCACGCGACGACACGGCCGCCGCCGGGCAGCGTACCGGCGCAATATTTGTCATAATCCGCCTTGCAGGCGCCGCGGCCGTCGCCGCTTTGAGCAATCGCGGATCCGGAGCATCCAATGGCGAGCAAGAAAACGGCAAGGCGCAGTGTCGGCATGGAATCTCCAGGTGTCAGGCGACGCATAGTGATGCCCGGCTAGTCCTACATGAAGATTGCGACCTTCAACATTAATAATGTCAACCGACGCTTGCCGAACCTGTTGCGCTGGCTGCGCGCGGCCAAACCCGACGTCGCTTGCTTGCAGGAGCTGAAATCGACCGATGCCGAGTTCCCGTTTCTGGCAATCGAAAAAGCTGGCTATGGCGCGGTGTGGCGCGGACAGAAAACCTGGAACGGCGTCGCCATCCTTGCCCGCAACACCGAGCCGGTGCTGACCCGGACCGCCCTGCCCGGCGACCGCGACGATGACGAAGCGCGCTACATCGAAGCTGCCGTCAACGGCATCCTCGTCACCAGCCTCTATCTGCCGAACGGCAACCCGCAGCCCGGCCCGAAATTCGACTACAAGCTCGACTGGTTCAGGCGGCTGCGGTCGCACGCGGGGAAACTGCTCAAGCAGGACATTCCCGTCGTGCTGGCCGGCGACTACAACGTCGCACCGACCGCCGCGGATATCTACCCGACAAAATCCTGGGACAAGGACGCGCTGATCCAGCCGAAAAGCCGCGCCGCCTTCAAGGCGCTGGTGGACCAGGGCTGGACCGACGCGATCCGCACCCTGCATCCGGAAAAACCGATGTTCACGTTCTGGGACTACAAGCGCAACCGCTGGCCACGTGATGCCGGATTACGGCTCGATCATCTCCTGCTGAGCCCGACGATCGCGCCACGCCTCGTCAAGGCCGGTGTCGATCGCAAGGTCCGCGGCGAGGAAGGCGCCAGCGACCACGCGCCGGCGTGGATCGTGCTGAGCTAGCGGCACAACACAGGGCGTGGACTACAAAATTGCGAAAACAACCCCATGCACAGTAGGCCTGGCTGCAGTCAGCCCTTCCGCGTGTGGCCCCAGGCCGCGTCCCAATCCTCGCCCGCCGCGTCGATGACGCGGCCGTCGGCCTCGAAGAACTTGTTCGGCACCTGGAAGATCGCCAGCATCAGCCCGCCTTCCGGGCACCATGCGACGTGACGGCTGCCCTCTTCGCGCCAGATGAATTCGCCTGCCTTGCATTCGATGCCCTGCGCCGGACCTTCCTTGTCGACGAGCGAGCCTTCGAGCACGTAGGTCTGCTCGATGTTGACGTGCTCGTGGTCGGGCAGCACCGCGCCCGGCGCAAACCGCATCAGCGCCGTCATCAGCCCGGTCTTGCGATCGAACAGCAGCGTCTTGGCTTCGCAACCGGGGAACCGGGTTTTCTGCCATTCCATGCTTGCGGGGCGAACCAGATGGGAATGCGTCTCAGCGGTCTGCGCCTTTGCCGGCGTCACGGCGTCCATTGGCATCCTCCGTTCTGATTATTTGGACGCGATCCTAGCAGCTTTGCCTTGCGCCGCCAGCCAGCCGGTGTGCGCTGCGGGACGCTGCCTTGCCCGCTCCCACTGCCAGTTATAGGATCGTCGCACCAGCCGCTCTCGTGGAGTACGGTTGAACATGGAAGCTCTGCAACATTCGTTCATTTGCAAAGGGTGCTGGGAGCAGATGCACATGCCGGTGGTGCTTCGCGGCGTGGCCTCGGCGCCCTATCGCGCATTCGGCATTCGCCCGAGCCGGATGAATCCGAATACCTGCACCATCTGCGAGCTGATGTTCACCAAGGTGATGCGAGCCCGCAAGATCACCATCGATGCGACCATCATGTTTGCCGATCTGCGCGGCTACACCAGCCTGTCGCAGTCGCAATCGGCGGATGCGGTCTCCGGGCTGCTCGACGCTTTCTACGATGAATGCGCCAGCGCGATCTGGCAGCACGACGGTCTGCTCAACAAGACCATCGGCGACGCCGTGATGGCGGTCTTCAATTTTCCGCTACAGCGGGAGGGGCACGCCAGGAACGCGGTGCTGGCCGCCCGTGAAATCCAGACGGCTTGGCGCGACCGGCGTGAGAGCCTTGCCAAAGCGCACGGCCTGAACGCAGACGAATTGGGGATCGGGATCGGCATCCATACCGGTGAACTCAGCTTCGGCGAGTTCGGCCATTCGCACCGCGATCTGACGGCGATCGGCACCGTCGTCAATACCGCCTCGCGCGCCCAGTCGGTTGCCGAAGCCGGCCAGATCCTGGTGACCAAGGCCGTATTCGATCGTTCGCAACCGGATTTGAAAGACAGCCCTTCGAAGCCATTCCAGCTCAAGGGATTTGATACGCCGGTCGAGCTTTACGCGGCCTGACGCGACGCTGGCAGCCGCCCCTCACCACAAGTTCTTGCCATCGATC includes:
- a CDS encoding replicative DNA helicase, which encodes MAPIDSNVLKLAPDAGTPVYRSAPHNIEAEQSLLGAILVNNDAFYRVSDFLEAKHFFEPIHQTIFETAGSLIRMGKVATPVTLKTFLPADTDIGGMTVGQYLARLAAEATTIINAQDYGRTVYDMSLRRDLIRIGEDMVNVAFDAPVDFTPRTQIEDAERQLYELAESGRYEGGFQRFSQAMKVALDMAANAYQRDGKLSGISTGLRDLDSKMGGLQRSDLIILAGRPGMGKTSLATNIAYNIARAYQPETKADGTTTAANGGVVGFYSCEMSAEQLATRILAEQTRIASSMIRRGGIKQEEFDKIRDYTIELEHLPLYVDETGGLSISQLTARARRLKRQRGLDVIVVDYIQLLQGSGKRGNDNRVQEVTEITTSLKALAKELNVPIIALSQLSRQVENRDDKHPQLSDLRESGSIEQDADVVLFVYREEYYLQNKEPKPGTPEHEKWKLDMELAHGKAEVIIAKQRHGPTGTVPLQFEGQYTRFSDFIEEDNLPYRVP
- a CDS encoding cupin domain-containing protein, with translation MDAVTPAKAQTAETHSHLVRPASMEWQKTRFPGCEAKTLLFDRKTGLMTALMRFAPGAVLPDHEHVNIEQTYVLEGSLVDKEGPAQGIECKAGEFIWREEGSRHVAWCPEGGLMLAIFQVPNKFFEADGRVIDAAGEDWDAAWGHTRKG
- a CDS encoding adenylate/guanylate cyclase domain-containing protein translates to MQHSFICKGCWEQMHMPVVLRGVASAPYRAFGIRPSRMNPNTCTICELMFTKVMRARKITIDATIMFADLRGYTSLSQSQSADAVSGLLDAFYDECASAIWQHDGLLNKTIGDAVMAVFNFPLQREGHARNAVLAAREIQTAWRDRRESLAKAHGLNADELGIGIGIHTGELSFGEFGHSHRDLTAIGTVVNTASRAQSVAEAGQILVTKAVFDRSQPDLKDSPSKPFQLKGFDTPVELYAA
- a CDS encoding cysteine rich repeat-containing protein; the protein is MPTLRLAVFLLAIGCSGSAIAQSGDGRGACKADYDKYCAGTLPGGGRVVACLNKQQSQLSDACKKVLASRKKQ
- the alr gene encoding alanine racemase, whose product is MNVAADPKSMPQGTLLSPNANQAAALATATGVLTVDLDAIVANWRKLEKTAVPAECAGVVKADAYGCGAAQVARALAGAGCKTFFVATLDEARVVRAAVPGAALYVLGGFFQNSGPAYAEIDCKPVIGDLNELAEWDVFCRRSGWSGGAAIHIDTGMNRLGLTVTEAQGIIPRINAGDHGITLVMSHLASAELLNNPANARQLTAFREIASLFSGVPASLANSSGIFLGPQFQFDLVRPGCALYGINPTPEADNPMQPVVELKARIVQIRNVERGETVGYGGTWTARRPTRLAIVAAGYADGYFRAASANDGTRGAEVVVAGKRCPVAGRISMDLMAVDITDLDKNAVRRGHMATLIGEGITVDELAHHYGTIGYEVMTSLGRRYARIYKGGNAVAAAPAPPPAKPAAAST
- a CDS encoding exodeoxyribonuclease III — protein: MKIATFNINNVNRRLPNLLRWLRAAKPDVACLQELKSTDAEFPFLAIEKAGYGAVWRGQKTWNGVAILARNTEPVLTRTALPGDRDDDEARYIEAAVNGILVTSLYLPNGNPQPGPKFDYKLDWFRRLRSHAGKLLKQDIPVVLAGDYNVAPTAADIYPTKSWDKDALIQPKSRAAFKALVDQGWTDAIRTLHPEKPMFTFWDYKRNRWPRDAGLRLDHLLLSPTIAPRLVKAGVDRKVRGEEGASDHAPAWIVLS